A genomic stretch from Telopea speciosissima isolate NSW1024214 ecotype Mountain lineage chromosome 7, Tspe_v1, whole genome shotgun sequence includes:
- the LOC122668489 gene encoding uncharacterized protein LOC122668489 has translation MEQMLRDLYSVETCNMQLYRAKWIALGEDSSSHKKAFRRLESYADMIMRANIGNQIAIEYQNGYLHGLGCRPFLGLDGCHLKGIYGGVLVSAVSMDGNNGMYPVAYGLVTPTGLPYTFMTDKQKGLIEAIATLFPKAHHRHCCRHLYNNFKSRWGSGIQLRSQFWAACQSYNANGFQKTMNEMKEDSQGAYNWLMKTPVPMWARHAFDHRAKSDHITNNCTESFSHSVGPLRSKPILTLVDGLRVKMMKRLHKRYESGLTSVTRLTPTICEKLAAVQKGMRHCVPISAGRELFEIQDGSGLRYVVNMTESTCECGVWVATGLPCKHAGVCILNYRGTLEDYCDPVYTTERYLMAYQEIIYPMSDLSTLQETDLLPLILKRGIGRPRMSRRRESDEAAPCNSRKKIRSIRCQLCGGTDHNKRTCKYKDKRPSTSRSAPKRKRNSRDDDATSSQRVTRSSQRSSQQSTTTSIGCAQDKVKGKMTAKSAKVIAFRRANPQQ, from the exons ATGGAACAAATGTTGAGAGATCTGTATTCAGTGGAGACCTGCAACATGCAATTGTATAGGGCTAAATGGATTGCCCTAGGGGAAGATAGTTCAAGTCATAAAAAAGCATTTAGGAGACTAGAAAGTTATGCAGACATGATAATGAGAGCAAACATTGGGAATCAAATAGCGATAGAATATCAAAATGGATATTTACATGGACTG GGATGCAGGCCATTCTTGGGCCTTGATGGATGTCATTTGAAGGGAATATATGGTGGAGTTCTGGTATCTGCTGTTTCAATGGATGGAAACAATGGCATGTATCCAGTTGCTTACG GTCTAGTCACACCTACAGGACTTCCATATACATTTATGACAGATAAACAGAAG GGTCTTATTGAAGCTATTGCAACATTATTCCCTAAGGCACACCATAGGCATTGCTGCAGACACCTATACAATAACTTCAAGTCACGATGGGGTAGTGGCATTCAATTGAGGAGTCAGTTCTGGGCTGCATGCCAATCATATAATGCCAATGGATTCCAAAAAACTATGAATGAAATGAAGGAAGATAGTCAAGGGGCCTATAATTGGTTGATGAAGACACCAGTACCGATGTGGGCAAGACATGCTTTTGATCATAGAGCCAAAAGTGACCACATCACCAACAACTGTACTGAGTCATTCAGTCACTCGGTAGGACCCTTGAGGAGTAAGCCTATCCTTACTTTGGTGGATGGTCTTAGAGTAAAGATGATGAAAAGATTACATAAAAGGTATGAGAGTGGCTTAACCAGTGTAACTAGGCTGACTCCAACAATTTGTGAGAAACTGGCGGCAGTACAGAAGGGTATGAGGCACTGTGTACCCATTTCAGCAGGTAGAGAGCTGTTTGAGATACAAGATGGATCTGGCCTAAGATATGTTGTTAACATGACTGAGTCAACCTGTGAGTGTGGGGTCTGGGTAGCAACTGGGTTACCTTGTAAACATGCTGGAGTTTGCATTCTAAATTATAGGGGAACTTTAGAGGACTATTGTGATCCAGTTTACACCACAGAAAGATATTTAATGGCGTATCAAGAAATAATTTACCCAATGAGTGATCTTAGTACACTACAAGAAACTGACTTGCTTCCTCTAATATTAAAGAGGGGGATTGGTAGACCTCGTATGagtaggagaagagaatcagaTGAGGCAGCCCCATGCAattcaaggaagaagataaggagTATCAGATGTCAACTCTGTGGAGGTACTGATCATAACAAGAGGACTTGCAAGTATAAAGACAAGAGACCATCTACTTCTCGCAGTGCTCCTAAG agaaagagaaacagcAGGGATGATGATGCTACCTCTTCACAGAGGGTAACCAGGTCCTCACAGAGGTCCTCACAGCAATCTACTACAACTTCAATTGGGTGTGCACAAGACAAGGTGAAGGGAAAAATGACTGCCAAGTCTGCAAAGGTTATAGCATTCAGAAGAGCAAACCCACAACAATAA